From the genome of Streptomyces sp. NBC_01116, one region includes:
- a CDS encoding amino acid permease gives MTSAQVDEGHIDKGRPGGDAGDSGTSGEGYQRGLGARQIQMIAIGGAIGTGLFLGAGKAIDRAGPSLILAYVIAGLVIFFIMRALGELLMYRPVSGSFSEYAREFLGPFFGFVTGWTYWLFWVVTGITEVTAAATYMTYWWNIPQWLSALVFTVILYGANLISVKLFGELEFWFSMVKVTAIIGMILICAGVLTVGFSDAGDTATVANLWNDGGFFPNGITGTLMTLQIVMFAFLAVELVGVTAGESKDPKTVLPKAINTVPWRIAVFYVGALIMILSVVPWSTFKPGVSPFVKAFEEMGFGVGAAIVNFVVLTAALSSCNSGMYSTGRMLRDLALNGQGPRAFTKLTKNGLPLVGTTFSAALMLVGVGINYQWPGEAFNYVVSFATISGMWAWIMILVSQIRYRRMADAGLLPQSSFKAPGAPYTSWFALAFIGMVIVMMAIDKDARISLYCAPLWALILFVSYRALRSRNPSAPEKTSAETR, from the coding sequence ATGACATCGGCGCAGGTCGACGAGGGACACATCGACAAGGGTCGGCCCGGCGGCGACGCCGGGGACTCCGGGACCAGTGGCGAGGGATACCAGCGCGGTCTGGGCGCTCGTCAGATTCAGATGATCGCCATCGGCGGGGCCATCGGCACCGGGCTCTTCCTCGGCGCGGGCAAAGCCATCGACCGGGCCGGGCCCAGCCTCATCCTGGCCTACGTCATCGCGGGCCTGGTCATCTTCTTCATCATGCGGGCCCTGGGCGAACTCCTCATGTACCGCCCGGTCTCCGGCTCCTTCTCGGAGTACGCCCGGGAATTCCTCGGCCCGTTCTTCGGATTCGTCACCGGCTGGACCTACTGGCTCTTCTGGGTCGTCACCGGAATCACCGAAGTCACCGCCGCCGCCACCTATATGACGTACTGGTGGAACATTCCGCAGTGGCTCTCCGCCCTCGTGTTCACCGTCATTCTGTACGGCGCCAACCTGATCTCCGTGAAGCTCTTCGGTGAGCTGGAGTTCTGGTTCTCCATGGTCAAGGTCACCGCGATCATCGGCATGATCCTGATCTGCGCGGGCGTCCTCACCGTCGGATTCTCCGACGCCGGCGACACCGCCACCGTCGCCAACCTCTGGAACGACGGCGGCTTCTTCCCCAACGGCATCACCGGCACGCTCATGACGCTCCAGATCGTCATGTTCGCCTTCCTCGCCGTGGAACTCGTCGGCGTCACCGCCGGAGAGTCCAAGGACCCCAAGACCGTGCTGCCCAAGGCCATCAACACCGTGCCGTGGCGCATCGCCGTCTTCTACGTCGGCGCCCTGATCATGATCCTCTCGGTCGTGCCGTGGTCCACCTTCAAGCCCGGCGTCTCCCCGTTCGTGAAGGCCTTCGAGGAGATGGGGTTCGGCGTCGGCGCCGCCATCGTCAACTTCGTCGTCCTCACCGCGGCGCTCTCCTCCTGCAACTCCGGCATGTACTCCACCGGCCGCATGCTCCGCGACCTCGCCCTCAACGGCCAGGGTCCCCGCGCCTTCACCAAGCTGACGAAGAACGGCCTGCCGCTGGTGGGCACCACGTTCTCCGCCGCCCTGATGCTCGTCGGCGTCGGGATCAACTACCAGTGGCCCGGCGAGGCGTTCAACTACGTCGTCTCCTTCGCCACGATCTCCGGCATGTGGGCCTGGATCATGATCCTGGTCAGCCAGATCCGCTACCGCCGCATGGCCGACGCGGGCCTCCTGCCGCAGTCCTCGTTCAAGGCCCCCGGAGCCCCGTACACGAGCTGGTTCGCCCTCGCCTTCATCGGCATGGTCATCGTGATGATGGCGATCGACAAGGACGCCAGGATCTCGCTCTACTGCGCACCGCTGTGGGCGCTCATCCTCTTCGTCTCCTACCGGGCGCTCCGGTCGCGCAACCCGTCGGCCCCGGAGAAGACCTCCGCCGAGACCCGCTGA
- a CDS encoding isochorismatase family protein has translation MHRALIVVDVQNDFCEGGSLAVAGGADVAAAITDLIGDAQPGYRHVVATRDHHIDPGDHFSPNPDFEHSWPVHCVAGTEGVGFHPNFAPAVASGAIDTVFDKGAYAAAYSGFEGSDENGIGLAQWLRDRDVTEVDVVGIATDHCVRATALDAAREGFVTQVLLDLTAGVSGATTERALTEMRTAGVKLSGTPVVA, from the coding sequence ATGCACCGCGCATTGATCGTCGTGGACGTTCAGAACGACTTCTGCGAGGGCGGCAGCCTCGCGGTGGCGGGCGGTGCCGACGTCGCCGCAGCCATCACCGACCTGATCGGCGACGCCCAGCCCGGCTATCGCCATGTGGTGGCCACCCGCGACCACCACATCGACCCGGGCGACCACTTCTCGCCCAACCCGGACTTCGAGCACTCCTGGCCGGTGCACTGCGTCGCCGGCACGGAGGGCGTCGGCTTCCACCCGAACTTCGCTCCCGCCGTCGCCTCCGGCGCGATCGACACGGTGTTCGACAAGGGGGCCTACGCGGCCGCGTACAGCGGGTTCGAGGGCTCCGACGAGAACGGGATCGGGCTGGCCCAGTGGCTGCGCGACCGCGACGTCACCGAGGTCGACGTCGTCGGCATCGCCACCGATCACTGCGTGCGGGCCACCGCGCTGGACGCGGCGCGTGAGGGCTTCGTCACGCAGGTGCTCCTCGACCTGACCGCGGGCGTGTCCGGGGCGACCACGGAGCGGGCCCTGACCGAGATGCGCACGGCGGGCGTGAAGCTCTCCGGCACACCGGTCGTCGCCTAG
- a CDS encoding DUF2017 domain-containing protein, which produces MAGHFEATPGGGAAVALDEVEISILRSLAVQLLELIGPGVTPADGEDPLAALFAEGPSKPPSDPALARLFPDAYGGPDRPAEGGKPEEELRELSSEFRRFTENDLRSGKREDAVTVVRTLDALSPAGDGGAVLTLTGDECRSWLRSLNDLRLTIGTRLEVSDEDEGQEGSLYRLPDADPRKPMVMAYLWLGALQETLVETLMP; this is translated from the coding sequence ATGGCCGGCCATTTCGAGGCCACCCCAGGCGGCGGCGCGGCCGTCGCGCTCGACGAGGTCGAGATCTCCATCCTGCGCTCCCTCGCCGTCCAGCTGCTCGAACTGATCGGCCCGGGCGTGACGCCCGCCGACGGCGAGGACCCGCTCGCCGCCCTCTTCGCCGAGGGCCCCAGCAAGCCGCCGTCCGACCCGGCGCTCGCCCGGCTCTTCCCCGACGCCTACGGCGGCCCCGACCGGCCGGCCGAGGGCGGAAAGCCGGAGGAGGAGCTGCGCGAGCTGTCCTCCGAATTCCGCCGCTTCACCGAGAACGACCTGCGCTCGGGCAAGCGCGAGGACGCCGTCACCGTCGTCCGCACCCTGGACGCGCTCTCGCCCGCCGGGGACGGCGGCGCCGTCCTCACCCTCACCGGCGACGAGTGCCGCAGCTGGCTCCGCTCCCTCAACGACCTGCGCCTGACCATCGGCACCCGGCTGGAGGTCTCCGACGAGGACGAGGGTCAGGAGGGCTCGCTCTACCGGCTCCCCGACGCCGATCCGCGCAAGCCCATGGTGATGGCCTACCTCTGGCTCGGCGCCCTCCAGGAAACACTCGTCGAAACGCTCATGCCGTAA
- a CDS encoding RDD family protein has protein sequence MSNDQPTPGQPPEDDDPFLKKPQEPSPPSEGQPYGSAPPPPPPPPPNDPYGSGGGFGAPDPLAGMPPLAEPGKRILARLIDFLVISIPLYLISLPWGGAVDVNGDGDDGFGDAVANGYSGHQLLWSIIGLVVYVAYDTYFTHKDGRTLGKRLLKLRVAMLNDGRVPDTGAALMRAVVLWAPALLCCPCLWWLINIVLMFTDKPYRQGLQDKAAKTVVVAAR, from the coding sequence ATGAGCAACGACCAGCCGACGCCCGGCCAGCCGCCCGAGGACGACGATCCGTTCCTCAAGAAGCCGCAGGAGCCCTCGCCGCCGTCCGAGGGTCAGCCCTACGGCAGTGCGCCGCCCCCGCCGCCCCCGCCCCCGCCGAACGATCCGTACGGCAGCGGCGGCGGCTTCGGGGCGCCCGATCCACTGGCCGGGATGCCGCCGCTCGCCGAGCCGGGCAAGCGCATCCTGGCGCGGCTCATCGACTTCCTCGTCATCTCGATCCCGCTGTACCTGATCTCGCTGCCCTGGGGCGGCGCGGTCGACGTCAACGGGGACGGCGACGACGGTTTCGGCGACGCGGTCGCCAACGGGTACAGCGGGCACCAGCTGCTGTGGTCGATCATCGGCCTGGTGGTCTACGTCGCCTACGACACGTACTTCACCCACAAGGACGGCCGCACGCTGGGCAAGCGGCTGCTGAAGCTGCGCGTCGCGATGCTCAACGACGGGCGTGTGCCCGACACCGGGGCCGCGCTGATGCGGGCCGTCGTGCTGTGGGCCCCGGCGCTGCTGTGCTGCCCGTGCCTGTGGTGGCTGATCAACATCGTGCTGATGTTCACCGACAAGCCCTACCGGCAGGGGTTGCAGGACAAGGCGGCCAAGACGGTCGTGGTGGCGGCCCGCTAG
- a CDS encoding SsgA family sporulation/cell division regulator: MMSIVERELELKLVLSPERSIPVPARLTYRTDDPYAVHIAFHIGSESPVHWTFARELLVEGVFRPCGHGDVRIWPTKVAGSSVICVALTSPDGDALLEVNSAAVAAWVERTLRVVPPGSEGDRLGLDEALAELLAPLPADDLWLSDPWASDDAPSQDGEA; this comes from the coding sequence ATGATGAGCATCGTGGAACGTGAGCTGGAGCTGAAGCTGGTCCTGTCCCCCGAGCGGTCCATTCCGGTACCCGCCCGGCTGACGTATCGCACGGACGACCCGTACGCCGTGCACATCGCCTTCCACATCGGCTCCGAGTCGCCCGTGCACTGGACGTTCGCCCGGGAGCTGCTGGTGGAGGGCGTGTTCCGGCCGTGCGGGCACGGGGACGTGCGGATCTGGCCGACGAAGGTCGCGGGCAGCAGCGTCATCTGTGTGGCCCTCACCTCGCCCGACGGCGACGCCCTGCTCGAAGTGAACTCGGCCGCCGTGGCCGCCTGGGTGGAGCGGACCCTGCGGGTGGTGCCGCCCGGTTCGGAGGGCGACCGGCTCGGCCTCGACGAGGCGCTGGCGGAGCTGCTGGCCCCGCTGCCGGCCGACGACCTCTGGCTGAGCGACCCGTGGGCGTCGGACGACGCGCCGTCCCAGGACGGCGAGGCGTGA
- the clpS gene encoding ATP-dependent Clp protease adapter ClpS: MGQVSVATPLEIERPDSAEETFAVPEPDVPWVTLVHNDPVNLMSYVTYVFQAYFGYPKDKAHRLMMDVHHKGRAVVSSGSREEMERDVQAMHGYGLWATLTQDRD; this comes from the coding sequence ATGGGACAGGTGAGCGTTGCTACCCCGCTAGAGATCGAACGTCCCGATTCGGCCGAGGAGACCTTCGCGGTCCCCGAGCCGGACGTCCCGTGGGTGACGCTCGTCCACAATGACCCGGTCAACCTCATGAGCTATGTGACCTATGTCTTCCAGGCCTACTTCGGCTACCCGAAGGACAAGGCCCACCGGCTCATGATGGACGTGCACCACAAGGGCCGCGCCGTCGTCTCCAGCGGGAGCCGCGAGGAGATGGAACGCGACGTCCAGGCCATGCACGGATACGGGCTGTGGGCCACCCTCACCCAGGACCGCGACTGA
- a CDS encoding immune inhibitor A domain-containing protein — protein sequence MTNQRRALRAAAVVVAMAATAATASTFATAQAHDSSSGSGVSTVDRRDPAPAKGHVEHNLEGPFSKEQAAQREAALELVLSGDKKVANRSGSKVVKLGDKKYVELGREKTDKIFTILLEFGDQVDNTTMFDPDGDGPKPPVKKFGGAPGPAHNKIAKPDPKKDNSTAWKADYNQKHFQELYFGEGKGVHSLKTYYEKTSSGRYSVEGAVSDWVKVPYNEARYGSNYCGQTNCANVWDAVRDGVNAWVADQQAKGRTDAEIKANLAEYDEWDRYDFDGDGNFNEPDGYIDHFQLVHAGEDESAGGGAEGTNAIWAHRWYAYGTNAGATGPAGNKAGGAQIGDTGIWVGDYTVQPENGGLGVFAHEYAHDLGLPDLYDTSGGGENSVGFWSLMSAGSWLGTGKGEIGNLPGDMTSWDKLQLGWLDYDKAKAGKTSLHKLGVSEYNTENPQALLVELPKKAVTTTVVKPAEGAKQWWSDMGDDLSNTLTRSVDLTGKSKATLDLSGWYDIEAEYDYLYTEVSDNGGANWTALDGTADGKALPRDASDKPALTGVSGAYQKLSFPLDAYAGKKVDLRFRYQTDGGAGGKGFAADAITVTADGAALFSDNAEGDDNGWTAKGFSRIGESFTQDYPQYYIAENRQYVSYDETLKVGPYNFGFSGTRPDWVEHYAYQNGLLVWLWDTSQKDNNTSVHPGQGLILPVDAHAKPLKWKDGSLLRNKIQPFDAPFSWYPNEGFTLHNADVPLRIKPSLGSPAFDDRKGTYWYKENPTGSVKVSDTNTRISIVQEPRNGSTMRVMVSPSGR from the coding sequence GTGACCAATCAGAGACGGGCGCTTCGCGCCGCTGCCGTTGTCGTGGCCATGGCCGCGACCGCCGCGACGGCGTCGACCTTCGCCACCGCCCAGGCGCATGACAGCTCATCAGGTTCCGGTGTCTCCACCGTCGACCGCCGGGACCCGGCGCCGGCCAAGGGGCACGTGGAGCACAACCTGGAGGGTCCCTTCAGCAAGGAGCAGGCCGCCCAGCGCGAGGCCGCGCTGGAGCTGGTGCTGTCCGGGGACAAGAAGGTGGCGAACCGGAGCGGCTCCAAGGTCGTCAAGCTCGGCGACAAGAAGTACGTGGAGCTCGGCCGGGAGAAGACCGACAAGATCTTCACCATCCTGCTGGAGTTCGGCGACCAGGTCGACAACACCACCATGTTCGACCCGGACGGCGACGGCCCCAAGCCGCCCGTCAAGAAGTTCGGGGGCGCCCCGGGCCCGGCGCACAACAAGATCGCCAAGCCGGACCCGAAGAAGGACAACAGCACCGCCTGGAAGGCCGACTACAACCAGAAGCACTTCCAGGAGCTCTACTTCGGCGAGGGCAAGGGCGTCCACTCGCTCAAGACCTACTACGAGAAGACCTCCTCGGGCCGCTACTCGGTCGAGGGAGCGGTCTCCGACTGGGTCAAGGTCCCCTACAACGAGGCCCGTTACGGCTCCAACTACTGCGGCCAGACCAACTGCGCCAACGTGTGGGACGCGGTGCGCGACGGCGTGAACGCCTGGGTCGCGGACCAGCAGGCCAAGGGCCGCACCGACGCGGAGATCAAGGCGAACCTCGCCGAGTACGACGAGTGGGACCGCTACGACTTCGACGGTGACGGCAACTTCAACGAGCCCGACGGCTACATCGACCACTTCCAGCTGGTCCACGCCGGCGAGGACGAGTCGGCCGGCGGCGGCGCCGAGGGCACCAACGCCATCTGGGCGCACCGCTGGTACGCGTACGGCACCAACGCCGGTGCGACCGGTCCCGCGGGCAACAAGGCCGGCGGCGCCCAGATCGGCGACACGGGCATCTGGGTCGGCGACTACACCGTCCAGCCCGAGAACGGCGGCCTGGGCGTCTTCGCCCACGAGTACGCCCACGACCTCGGTCTCCCGGACCTCTACGACACCTCCGGCGGCGGCGAGAACTCCGTCGGCTTCTGGTCCCTGATGTCGGCGGGCTCCTGGCTCGGCACCGGCAAGGGCGAGATCGGCAACCTGCCGGGCGACATGACCTCGTGGGACAAGCTCCAGCTGGGCTGGCTCGACTACGACAAGGCCAAGGCGGGCAAGACCTCGCTGCACAAGCTGGGCGTCTCGGAGTACAACACCGAGAACCCGCAGGCCCTCCTCGTCGAGCTGCCGAAGAAGGCCGTCACCACCACCGTCGTCAAGCCCGCCGAGGGTGCGAAGCAGTGGTGGAGCGACATGGGCGACGACCTGTCGAACACCCTGACCCGCTCGGTCGACCTGACCGGTAAGTCCAAGGCCACGCTGGACCTTTCGGGCTGGTACGACATCGAGGCCGAGTACGACTACCTCTACACCGAGGTGTCCGACAACGGCGGCGCCAACTGGACCGCGCTCGACGGCACCGCCGACGGCAAGGCCCTCCCGCGCGACGCCAGTGACAAGCCGGCCCTGACCGGCGTCTCGGGCGCGTACCAGAAGCTGTCCTTCCCGCTGGACGCCTACGCGGGCAAGAAGGTCGACCTCCGCTTCCGCTACCAGACGGACGGCGGCGCGGGCGGCAAGGGCTTCGCGGCCGACGCCATCACCGTGACGGCCGACGGCGCCGCGCTGTTCTCGGACAACGCCGAGGGCGACGACAACGGCTGGACCGCGAAGGGCTTCTCGCGGATCGGCGAGTCCTTCACCCAGGACTACCCGCAGTACTACATCGCGGAGAACCGCCAGTACGTCAGCTACGACGAGACGTTGAAGGTCGGCCCGTACAACTTCGGCTTCTCCGGCACCCGTCCGGACTGGGTCGAGCACTACGCCTACCAGAACGGTCTGCTGGTCTGGCTCTGGGACACCTCCCAGAAGGACAACAACACCTCGGTCCACCCGGGCCAGGGTCTGATCCTGCCGGTCGACGCGCACGCCAAGCCGCTGAAGTGGAAGGACGGCTCGCTCCTGCGCAACAAGATCCAGCCGTTCGACGCGCCGTTCAGCTGGTACCCGAACGAGGGCTTCACCCTCCACAACGCGGACGTGCCGCTGCGCATCAAGCCCTCCCTGGGCTCCCCGGCCTTCGACGACCGCAAGGGCACCTACTGGTACAAGGAGAACCCCACGGGCAGTGTCAAGGTTTCTGACACGAACACCCGCATCTCCATCGTCCAGGAGCCCCGCAACGGCTCGACGATGCGGGTGATGGTCAGCCCCTCGGGCCGCTGA
- a CDS encoding nicotinate phosphoribosyltransferase, which yields MNSADLGRRVGVPSTALFTDQYELTMVQAALKAGTADRHSVFEAFTRRLPEGRRYGVVAGTGRVLDAVENFHFDDEMIGFLRQQGIVDEPTLEWLAGYRFSGDIWGYPEGEVYFPGSPVLRVEGSFAECVLLETVILSILNHDSAIAAAASRMSAAAGGRRLIEMGARRTHELSAVASARAAYVGGFDATSDLAAGFRWAIPTVGTSAHAFTLLHDTERDAFRAQVDSLGRGTTLLVDTYDVTEAVRAAVEIAGPELGAVRIDSGDLLLVAHRVRQQLDELGATGTKIVVTSDLDEYAIASLAAAPVDAYGVGTQLVTGSGHPTCSMVYKLVARAGSAEPDAPLVPVAKKSLGAKSSKGGRKWAARRTDAHGVAEAEVIGTGPVPAEPANRQLLVELVRGGEVVAREPLDAVRERHVAARAGLPMSAIQLSRGEPVIPTEYA from the coding sequence ATGAACTCAGCGGACCTCGGGCGACGGGTCGGCGTTCCGTCGACCGCGCTCTTCACCGACCAGTACGAGCTGACCATGGTGCAGGCGGCCCTCAAGGCCGGTACCGCCGACCGGCACTCGGTCTTCGAGGCGTTCACCCGCCGGCTGCCCGAGGGGCGGCGCTACGGGGTCGTCGCGGGCACCGGCCGGGTGCTGGACGCGGTGGAGAACTTCCACTTCGACGACGAGATGATCGGCTTCCTCCGGCAGCAGGGGATCGTCGACGAGCCCACCCTCGAATGGCTGGCCGGCTACCGCTTCAGCGGCGACATCTGGGGCTACCCGGAGGGCGAGGTCTACTTCCCCGGCTCCCCGGTCCTGCGGGTGGAGGGTTCCTTCGCCGAGTGCGTGCTGCTGGAGACGGTGATCCTCTCCATCCTCAACCACGACTCCGCCATCGCCGCCGCCGCCTCGCGGATGTCGGCCGCCGCCGGGGGCCGCCGGCTGATCGAGATGGGCGCGCGCCGCACCCACGAGCTGTCCGCGGTCGCCTCGGCCCGCGCCGCGTACGTCGGCGGTTTCGACGCCACCTCCGACCTGGCGGCGGGCTTCCGCTGGGCGATCCCGACGGTCGGCACGAGCGCGCACGCCTTCACCCTGCTGCACGACACCGAGCGCGACGCGTTCCGGGCGCAGGTGGACTCGCTGGGCCGGGGCACGACCCTGCTGGTCGACACGTACGACGTGACCGAGGCGGTCCGGGCGGCCGTCGAGATCGCGGGGCCCGAGCTGGGCGCCGTACGGATCGACTCCGGAGACCTGCTCCTGGTGGCGCACCGGGTGCGGCAGCAGCTGGACGAGCTGGGGGCGACGGGGACGAAGATCGTGGTGACCTCGGACCTGGACGAGTACGCCATCGCCTCGCTGGCCGCCGCTCCGGTGGACGCGTACGGGGTCGGCACCCAGCTGGTCACCGGGAGCGGGCACCCCACGTGCTCGATGGTCTACAAGCTGGTGGCCCGCGCCGGCTCGGCGGAGCCGGACGCCCCGCTGGTGCCGGTGGCGAAGAAGTCGCTCGGCGCGAAGTCCTCCAAGGGTGGGCGCAAGTGGGCCGCCCGCCGGACCGACGCGCACGGCGTCGCCGAGGCCGAGGTGATCGGCACCGGCCCGGTCCCCGCCGAGCCGGCCAACCGGCAGCTGCTGGTGGAGCTTGTCCGGGGCGGCGAGGTGGTCGCCCGCGAGCCGCTGGACGCGGTGCGGGAGCGGCACGTGGCCGCGCGCGCGGGGCTGCCGATGTCGGCGATCCAGCTGTCGCGGGGCGAGCCGGTGATCCCGACCGAGTACGCCTGA
- a CDS encoding RDD family protein, with the protein MSAPTPAPGDESPREGYYPDPSIPGYVRYWNGASWVPGTSRPAPRQAGPAAAPAAGAQAAPVEETGPIFFDEEEDHRDGRQDGHQDSPAGSGEPVADHGDAASVWQADTARQNGFGGDRDRRVDWGGPAQDPAARPSAQADPRAPLAQDPAGGVLPGARDGDGRSAEEAGERPPTEGTVTIRAVGPRRRGPDSVQPDAAQPAPAPSNAGTQQGPQNVDAARNSLAPAPARRALPAQAQHAPVQPQQVQQAPPPTPAPASPVLAPAPAPVPQEVRQGPVQVPAPAPAPAPSPAPVHQAAPHTPLTPGPGGGSASWAQQAHQLAQPEPQQQRQPHQRQPHQLQHQGPGADQPVVPWKPPVDDPFQQLARNQASARPAGLGKRFAARLVDSLVLGAVVGAAAVPLATRALDHIDRKITAAKETGETVTVWLLDSTTGALLGALLAAFLLIGFLLEALPTAKWGRTLGKKLCGLDVRDIESHDAPTLGAALRRWLVYGVLGLLVIGVVNVLWCLIDKPWRQCWHDKAARTFVAG; encoded by the coding sequence ATGAGCGCGCCAACTCCGGCACCCGGTGACGAAAGCCCCCGCGAGGGCTACTACCCCGACCCCTCCATCCCCGGTTACGTCCGGTACTGGAACGGCGCGTCCTGGGTCCCCGGCACGAGCCGCCCCGCGCCCCGGCAGGCGGGTCCGGCCGCCGCCCCCGCCGCAGGTGCGCAGGCCGCGCCGGTGGAGGAGACCGGGCCGATCTTCTTCGACGAGGAGGAGGACCACCGGGACGGCCGGCAGGACGGCCACCAGGACTCCCCGGCCGGATCCGGCGAACCCGTCGCGGACCACGGGGACGCCGCGTCCGTCTGGCAGGCGGACACCGCCCGCCAGAACGGTTTCGGCGGCGACCGGGACCGCCGGGTCGACTGGGGCGGGCCGGCGCAGGATCCGGCCGCCCGGCCGTCGGCGCAGGCCGACCCGAGGGCGCCGCTGGCCCAGGACCCGGCCGGCGGCGTGCTGCCGGGGGCGCGGGACGGCGACGGCCGCTCCGCCGAGGAGGCCGGGGAGCGTCCGCCGACCGAAGGGACGGTCACGATCCGCGCGGTGGGACCGCGCCGCCGCGGGCCCGACTCCGTACAGCCCGACGCCGCACAGCCCGCCCCGGCGCCGTCGAACGCCGGTACGCAGCAGGGTCCGCAGAACGTGGACGCGGCCCGGAACAGCCTCGCGCCGGCTCCGGCGCGCCGGGCCCTGCCGGCGCAGGCACAGCACGCACCGGTACAGCCGCAGCAGGTGCAGCAGGCACCGCCGCCCACTCCCGCACCTGCCTCCCCGGTCCTGGCTCCCGCTCCCGCCCCCGTACCGCAGGAAGTGCGGCAGGGGCCGGTCCAGGTTCCCGCGCCCGCCCCCGCTCCGGCGCCCTCTCCCGCACCCGTGCACCAGGCGGCCCCGCACACGCCGCTGACGCCGGGTCCGGGCGGCGGCTCGGCCTCCTGGGCGCAGCAGGCCCACCAACTGGCCCAGCCCGAGCCGCAACAGCAGCGGCAACCGCACCAGCGGCAACCGCATCAGCTCCAGCACCAGGGGCCGGGCGCGGACCAGCCCGTCGTGCCCTGGAAGCCGCCGGTCGACGATCCCTTCCAGCAACTCGCCCGCAACCAGGCCTCGGCCCGGCCGGCGGGGCTCGGCAAGCGGTTCGCCGCCCGGCTGGTCGACAGTCTCGTGCTCGGTGCGGTCGTCGGGGCGGCGGCCGTCCCGCTGGCGACCCGGGCGCTCGACCACATCGACCGGAAGATCACCGCGGCGAAGGAGACGGGGGAGACGGTCACCGTCTGGCTGCTGGACTCCACCACCGGGGCGCTGCTGGGGGCTCTGCTCGCCGCGTTCCTCCTCATCGGCTTCCTCCTGGAGGCGCTGCCGACGGCCAAGTGGGGCCGGACGCTGGGCAAGAAGCTCTGCGGGCTCGACGTACGGGACATCGAGTCCCACGACGCGCCCACCCTGGGCGCGGCCCTGCGCCGCTGGCTCGTCTACGGCGTGCTGGGGCTGCTCGTCATCGGCGTGGTCAACGTCCTCTGGTGCCTGATCGACAAGCCCTGGCGCCAGTGCTGGCACGACAAGGCGGCCCGCACCTTCGTGGCGGGCTGA